The following are from one region of the Flavobacteriaceae bacterium UJ101 genome:
- a CDS encoding 3-oxo-glucose-6-phosphate:glutamate aminotransferase (Involved in the biosynthesis of kanosamine (3-amino-3- deoxy-D-glucose), which is known to have antibiotic and antifungal properties, and to be a precursor of the antibiotic neotrehalosadiamine (3,3'-diamino-3,3'-dideoxy-alpha,beta- trehalose (NTD)). Catalyzes the reversible pyridoxal phosphate- dependent transamination of 3-dehydro-alpha-D-glucose 6-phosphate to form alpha-D-kanosamine-6-phosphate. It can only use alpha- anomer and glutamate is the only amino donor; Belongs to the DegT/DnrJ/EryC1 family.; KEGG: csc:Csac_1802 UJ101; Transaminases): MVDLKGQYQHIKTQIDQSITEVVESGTFINGPEVHAFQKDLEDYLDVKHVIPCANGTDALQISMMALGLQPGDEVITVDFTFAATVEVIALLQLKPILIDVDIDTFNMNIEALKKAITPKTKAIVPVHLFGQCANMDAIMQIAEEHNLYVIEDAAQAIGADYTFNDGTVKKAGTIGHFGSTSFFPSKNLGCYGDGGAIFTNDDKLAQIARGIVNHGMYKRYYHDVVGVNSRLDSIQATILRTKLPRLNQYNEARQKAAQAYDQAFASSDKIITPVRNADKTTHVFHQYTLRIVNGGDRDGLHQFLLENDIPNAIYYPVPLHAQKAYTSDRYKEEDFEVTNQLIQEVISLPMHTELDEEQLNFITGKVLEFLG, translated from the coding sequence ATGGTAGACCTAAAAGGTCAGTACCAACACATAAAAACCCAAATCGATCAATCCATAACTGAAGTAGTAGAATCGGGTACTTTTATTAACGGACCTGAAGTTCATGCTTTTCAAAAAGATTTAGAAGACTATTTGGATGTTAAACACGTAATTCCTTGTGCCAACGGAACGGATGCTTTACAAATTTCAATGATGGCTTTAGGATTACAACCAGGAGATGAAGTTATTACAGTTGATTTTACTTTTGCTGCTACTGTAGAAGTAATTGCTTTATTACAATTAAAACCAATATTAATTGATGTAGATATTGATACCTTCAATATGAATATTGAAGCTCTTAAAAAAGCCATTACACCAAAAACAAAGGCTATCGTTCCTGTTCATTTATTTGGACAATGTGCTAATATGGATGCTATCATGCAAATTGCCGAGGAGCACAATTTATATGTTATAGAAGATGCAGCCCAAGCTATTGGTGCTGACTATACATTTAATGATGGGACAGTAAAAAAAGCAGGTACCATAGGGCACTTTGGTTCCACTTCATTTTTCCCTTCTAAAAATTTAGGTTGCTATGGTGATGGTGGTGCCATTTTTACCAATGATGATAAATTAGCACAAATAGCACGTGGTATAGTTAATCATGGAATGTATAAACGTTATTATCATGATGTGGTAGGAGTTAATTCGCGATTAGATTCAATTCAAGCAACTATTTTACGTACTAAATTACCACGATTAAATCAATACAATGAAGCAAGACAAAAAGCTGCTCAAGCTTACGATCAAGCTTTTGCTTCTTCCGATAAAATCATTACACCTGTACGTAATGCTGATAAAACTACCCATGTTTTTCATCAATATACCTTACGAATTGTAAACGGTGGAGATCGTGATGGTTTACATCAATTCTTATTAGAAAACGATATTCCAAACGCCATCTACTATCCGGTACCTTTACACGCTCAAAAGGCCTACACATCAGATCGTTATAAAGAAGAAGATTTTGAAGTTACTAATCAGTTAATACAAGAAGTGATCTCCTTACCTATGCATACCGAATTAGACGAGGAGCAATTAAACTTTATCACAGGAAAAGTTTTAGAGTTTTTAGGATAA